A single Xenopus laevis strain J_2021 chromosome 3S, Xenopus_laevis_v10.1, whole genome shotgun sequence DNA region contains:
- the acp5.S gene encoding acid phosphatase 5, tartrate resistant S homeolog precursor: MDIVLLLFLSSLLPGICTYAVPRKDPTLRFVALGDWGGLPLPPYTTRQQELVAEEMGKTVAKLGADFILSLGDNFYYDGVTDVSDPRFKITFESVYSSESLIKHPWYILAGNHDHKGNVSAQIAYTNVSTRWNYPDYYYDLAFTIPGSNVTVRLLMLDTVQLCGISDDFHDGQPRGPNNLKMAGTQLEWLEEKLQSAKENYLLVAGHYPVWSVAEHGPTQCLIHTVEPLLKKYGVTAYLCGHEHNMQYLQDDQGIGYILSGAGNFMENSRIHKDDVPKGYLQFFQGDPETMGAFAYIEITPKEMTVTYVQSNGKCLFQTMLYPRTF; this comes from the exons ATGGATATTGTACTGCTCCTCTTTCTCTCATCCCTCCTCCCTGGGATCTGCACTTACGCGGTCCCCCGTAAGGACCCCACTCTACGCTTTGTGGCTCTCGGAGACTGGGGGGGGCTGCCGCTTCCCCCCTATACTACAAGACAGCAGGAGCTGGTGGCTGAAGAGATGGGCAAAACAGTGGCCAAACTGGGCGCAGACTTTATTCTGTCTTTGGGTGACAATTTCTACTACGACGGCGTCACCGATGTGTCAGACCCCAGATTTAAG ATCACTTTCGAGTCGGTGTACAGCTCCGAGTCCCTCATCAAACACCCTTGGTATATACTGGCGGGAAATCACGATCACAAAGGGAATGTGTCTGCGCAGATTGCTTACACCAACGTCTCCACTCGATG GAACTATCCTGATTACTACTATGATCTTGCCTTCACCATCCCTGGCAGCAACGTTACCGTGAGACTTCTGATGTTGGACACAGTCCAGCTGTGCGGCATTTCAGATGACTTCCATGATGGACAACCCCGTGGTCCGAACAATCTCAAAATGGCAGGGACCCAGCTGGAGTGGCTGGAAGAGAAGCTGCAGAGTGCCAAGGAGAATTACTTGCTGGTGGCTGGTCATTACCCCGTGTGGTCGGTGGCGGAACATGGGCCGACGCAATGCCTGATCCATACAGTAGAACCGTTGCTTAAGAAGTACGGGGTCACAGCCTACCTGTGTGGGCATGAACACAACATGCAG TACCTCCAGGATGACCAGGGCATTGGCTACATATTAAGCGGGGCTGGAAACTTTATGGAGAATTCCCGAATTCACAAAGATGATGTCCCCAAAGGTTACCTGCAATTTTTTCAAGGTGATCCTGAAACGATGGGGGCTTTTGCCTACATAGAGATCACCCCTAAAGAAATGACCGTAACCTATGTACAGTCCAATGGCAAATGCCTCTTCCAGACCATGTTGTACCCTCGCACCTTTTAA